The following proteins are co-located in the Spirosoma montaniterrae genome:
- a CDS encoding phospho-sugar mutase yields the protein MTTQTLDTATQQRVDQWLGGNYDADTKASIQHLLDSGNYTELTDSFYRDLEFGTGGLRGILGVGSNRMNRYTVGAATQGLSNYINAAFPDQQPKVAIAHDSRRMSPEFARLVADIFSANGIKVYLFSSLRPTPELSFAIRQLGCQSGIVVTASHNPPEYNGYKVYWNDGAQVVSPHDKAIIAEVSKITSIDDIKFEGIPERIQLIDEEIDAPYIERIKTNAVNPDVIRRQADLNIVFTPIHGTGITLVPRALEALGFTNVHIVQEQATPDGNFPTVKSPNPEERAAMQLALDQALAQNADLVIATDPDADRVGAGARNHHGEFELLNGNQMASLIIYYLLNAWRDAGKLTGKEFVAKTIVTTDLIDRMCERYGVTCYNTLTGFKYIAEVIRELEGKEQFIGGGEESYGYLIGDFVRDKDAVASCAMIAELTAYAKDKGQSLFDLLMAMYQENGFYYESLVSLTKKGKTGAEEIQQMMADFRVNPPKEIAGSPVVRIDDYKTLQRTDAEGNTTPIEAGKMGIESSNVLQFFTADNTKVSARPSGTEPKIKFYVSVNEPLESNEAFDDTYAKLKAKVQRVIDDLNLS from the coding sequence ATGACAACGCAAACCCTCGACACAGCCACTCAACAGCGCGTTGACCAATGGCTCGGCGGCAACTACGACGCCGATACAAAAGCCTCTATCCAGCATCTGCTCGATTCGGGTAATTACACCGAACTGACCGACTCGTTTTACCGTGACCTCGAATTTGGTACGGGCGGGCTGCGCGGCATTCTGGGCGTTGGCTCCAACCGCATGAACCGCTACACTGTTGGCGCAGCCACACAGGGACTCTCTAACTACATCAACGCAGCCTTTCCAGACCAGCAGCCGAAAGTTGCTATTGCTCACGATAGCCGCCGGATGAGTCCTGAGTTTGCCCGGTTAGTGGCCGATATTTTTTCGGCCAACGGCATCAAGGTGTACCTCTTCAGCAGCCTCCGCCCCACACCCGAACTCTCGTTTGCCATTCGGCAATTGGGGTGCCAAAGCGGTATTGTAGTTACGGCGTCGCACAATCCGCCCGAATACAACGGCTATAAAGTGTACTGGAACGACGGGGCGCAGGTGGTATCGCCCCACGACAAGGCCATTATTGCCGAAGTAAGTAAGATTACATCTATCGACGACATCAAGTTTGAGGGCATACCCGAACGGATTCAATTGATTGACGAAGAGATTGATGCGCCCTACATCGAGCGTATTAAAACGAATGCTGTAAACCCTGACGTAATCCGGCGGCAGGCCGACCTGAACATCGTCTTCACGCCTATTCATGGCACGGGCATCACGCTGGTGCCTCGTGCGCTGGAAGCGTTGGGCTTTACAAACGTACACATCGTGCAGGAGCAGGCTACGCCCGATGGTAACTTCCCGACGGTGAAATCGCCAAACCCCGAAGAACGGGCCGCCATGCAGCTTGCACTCGATCAGGCACTGGCCCAAAACGCCGATCTGGTAATTGCCACCGACCCCGACGCCGACCGCGTGGGCGCGGGTGCCCGCAATCACCACGGCGAATTTGAGTTGCTGAACGGCAACCAAATGGCGAGCCTGATTATCTACTACCTGCTCAACGCCTGGCGCGACGCAGGCAAGCTGACAGGCAAGGAGTTTGTGGCGAAGACCATCGTAACAACCGACCTCATCGACCGCATGTGCGAACGCTACGGCGTAACGTGCTACAACACGCTGACCGGCTTCAAATACATTGCCGAAGTTATTCGCGAACTGGAAGGCAAGGAGCAGTTTATTGGCGGGGGCGAAGAAAGTTACGGCTATTTGATCGGCGATTTTGTACGCGACAAAGACGCGGTTGCCTCCTGCGCCATGATTGCTGAACTAACTGCCTACGCTAAAGATAAGGGCCAAAGCCTGTTCGATTTGCTGATGGCAATGTATCAGGAAAATGGCTTCTACTACGAGTCGTTGGTGTCGCTGACGAAGAAGGGCAAAACCGGAGCCGAAGAAATTCAGCAGATGATGGCCGACTTCCGGGTCAACCCGCCGAAAGAAATCGCCGGTTCGCCCGTGGTGCGAATTGACGATTACAAAACGCTGCAACGCACTGACGCCGAGGGCAACACTACGCCAATCGAAGCAGGTAAGATGGGAATCGAATCCTCGAACGTACTCCAGTTCTTTACCGCCGACAACACGAAAGTATCGGCCCGGCCCAGCGGCACCGAACCGAAGATTAAGTTCTACGTGTCGGTGAACGAGCCCCTGGAAAGCAACGAAGCATTCGATGACACCTATGCCAAGTTAAAAGCGAAAGTGCAGCGTGTAATCGATGACCTAAACTTATCATAA